One window of the Gammaproteobacteria bacterium genome contains the following:
- a CDS encoding NAD-dependent epimerase/dehydratase family protein — MTHSRRRFLATSAAAAGAATLGPSAFGPARALAASPGPADPTRALPAPAAPEPSPRPLSILILGGTGFIGPHQVRYAMYRGHQVSIFNRGRTAPDLFPGVETLIGDRDGQLGALEGRTWDAVIDNSGYVPRHVRDSAALLRDSVGRYLFTSTGSVYSFDQDELTEDSELLPIEDPESEDVDRYYGPLKILCENAVTDTYRERGTVVRLHVVAGPGDTTDRFTYWPVRIDHGGEIIAPGSRDTPVQYIDVRDLAEFMILCLERDIGGTFNAAGPTLAPTSMAEFIYGIRAITSTPLSFTWIDEPFLADRQARFPLWYPPTEGAVRGISRVRSHRAVASGLKFRPIAVTALDTLEWFRTLSEDRRNQLQLNLERDRQLLEEWKA, encoded by the coding sequence ATGACGCACTCTCGCCGCCGCTTCCTGGCCACGTCCGCCGCCGCTGCTGGCGCCGCGACACTCGGACCCTCCGCATTTGGACCCGCCCGCGCCCTGGCCGCCTCCCCGGGACCGGCCGATCCGACCCGGGCCCTCCCGGCGCCCGCGGCCCCCGAACCGTCACCGCGCCCCCTCAGCATCCTCATCCTGGGCGGCACCGGGTTCATCGGCCCGCACCAGGTGCGGTACGCCATGTACCGGGGCCACCAGGTCAGCATCTTCAACCGGGGACGCACCGCCCCGGACCTCTTTCCCGGCGTGGAGACGCTGATCGGCGACCGAGACGGCCAGCTCGGCGCCCTTGAGGGCCGCACCTGGGATGCGGTGATCGACAACAGCGGCTACGTGCCCCGCCACGTGCGCGACTCGGCGGCGCTCCTGCGCGACTCGGTGGGCCGATACCTCTTCACCTCGACCGGATCGGTGTACAGCTTCGACCAGGACGAGCTCACCGAGGACTCGGAGCTCCTCCCCATCGAGGACCCGGAAAGCGAAGACGTCGACCGCTACTACGGACCGCTCAAGATCCTGTGCGAGAACGCGGTCACCGACACCTACCGGGAACGCGGCACCGTGGTGCGGCTGCATGTCGTCGCGGGGCCCGGCGACACCACCGACCGCTTCACCTACTGGCCCGTGCGCATCGACCACGGCGGTGAGATCATCGCACCGGGGAGCCGGGACACACCGGTCCAGTACATCGATGTGCGCGATCTGGCCGAGTTCATGATCCTGTGCCTGGAGCGCGACATCGGCGGCACCTTCAACGCCGCCGGCCCGACCCTCGCCCCGACCTCGATGGCCGAGTTCATCTACGGGATCCGCGCGATCACGAGCACTCCGCTGTCCTTCACCTGGATCGACGAGCCATTCCTCGCCGACCGGCAGGCGCGGTTCCCGCTCTGGTATCCGCCCACGGAGGGCGCCGTCCGCGGAATCTCGCGCGTCAGGTCCCACAGGGCCGTCGCCAGCGGGCTCAAGTTCCGCCCCATCGCGGTCACCGCCCTCGACACGCTGGAATGGTTCAGGACGCTTTCCGAGGACCGCCGCAACCAGCTTCAACTCAACCTGGAGCGCGACCGGCAGCTCCTGGAGGAGTGGAAGGCGTAG